A genomic window from Methanovulcanius yangii includes:
- a CDS encoding DUF5591 domain-containing protein translates to MPEFEDAYRYIIEEYEVEPRRIGIFIPCAVRKPYSSSPSHRLFRKIFSEVFEDADYHVTIFGTCGTVPAELELMYPYAQYHYMLGKCPDPRIKMDFLKIETYRLRGYLEKTRDIYDHRIAYCIGIFREAMIRAVEETGIPVTLYPTVPTIERMYDDDCPFPEGSLSMQEYIDEFREGLILVRSLAGTVRNP, encoded by the coding sequence ATGCCTGAGTTCGAGGATGCCTACCGGTATATCATTGAAGAATATGAGGTTGAACCACGCAGGATCGGGATATTTATCCCCTGCGCGGTACGAAAACCGTACAGTTCCTCTCCCAGTCACCGACTGTTCAGGAAGATATTCAGTGAGGTGTTCGAAGATGCCGACTATCACGTAACCATCTTCGGGACATGCGGGACCGTCCCTGCCGAGCTGGAGTTGATGTACCCCTATGCCCAGTACCACTATATGCTTGGGAAATGCCCGGATCCGCGGATCAAAATGGATTTCCTGAAGATCGAGACCTACCGGCTGAGGGGATATCTGGAAAAGACGCGGGATATCTATGATCACCGTATTGCCTATTGTATCGGTATCTTCCGGGAAGCGATGATCCGGGCTGTGGAGGAGACCGGCATTCCCGTAACACTCTACCCGACGGTTCCGACCATTGAGCGGATGTATGACGATGACTGCCCGTTTCCGGAGGGCAGCCTCTCCATGCAGGAGTATATCGATGAATTCCGCGAGGGGCTGATATTGGTCAGAAGCCTCGCTGGAACCGTCAGGAATCCGTAA
- a CDS encoding homoserine dehydrogenase, with protein sequence MRIAMLGLGSVGKGIARAVMEQDLGFSLTAVADSKSGRIEPSGIDIAPMLDQKERTGMCGTAGVTAAEILASDVYDILIEVSPTNAETGEPALGYIREALSRGKSVVTSNKGPVALDFQSLHRLAKENGAYFRYEATVCGAIPIMHTIESGLAGNTITKLYGVFNGTCNYILTRMAEEGLTYQQALLEARELGYAEADPTYDVKGIDAAIKLVILANAVWGMEKTLDDVDITGIDGVTTAAIALAEEQDLTIRLIGEIIPAENILRVSPRIVSKSHPLVVEETLNAVAIDTEMAGEITLIGKGAGSLETASAVISDLLFIRDCHGGRS encoded by the coding sequence ATTAGAATTGCGATGCTCGGTCTTGGTTCGGTGGGGAAGGGAATTGCACGTGCAGTCATGGAGCAGGACCTTGGGTTCTCGCTCACCGCCGTCGCCGACTCGAAAAGCGGTCGGATTGAACCCTCGGGAATAGACATCGCCCCGATGCTTGACCAGAAAGAACGGACCGGGATGTGCGGTACGGCCGGGGTGACCGCCGCCGAGATTCTGGCCTCCGATGTCTATGATATATTGATTGAGGTGTCGCCGACAAATGCCGAAACCGGGGAACCGGCCCTTGGGTATATACGGGAAGCACTCTCCCGGGGAAAGAGTGTGGTTACCTCGAACAAGGGCCCGGTTGCGCTTGATTTTCAGTCGCTGCACAGACTGGCAAAAGAGAATGGGGCGTATTTCCGATATGAAGCGACCGTCTGTGGTGCAATTCCGATCATGCACACCATCGAGTCCGGGCTTGCAGGGAATACCATCACAAAACTGTACGGTGTCTTTAACGGCACCTGCAATTACATCCTGACGAGGATGGCCGAAGAGGGGCTCACCTATCAGCAGGCGCTTCTCGAGGCACGGGAACTTGGGTATGCAGAGGCGGATCCAACCTACGATGTCAAGGGAATCGATGCGGCCATCAAACTCGTGATCCTCGCAAATGCCGTTTGGGGGATGGAAAAGACCCTGGATGATGTCGACATCACCGGAATCGACGGGGTGACAACCGCAGCCATTGCACTTGCAGAGGAGCAGGATCTCACGATCCGGCTCATCGGCGAGATTATTCCGGCCGAGAATATCCTGAGAGTCTCTCCCCGCATTGTGTCGAAGTCTCATCCGCTGGTGGTCGAGGAGACCCTGAACGCAGTGGCTATCGACACGGAAATGGCGGGTGAGATTACCCTTATCGGAAAAGGCGCAGGGTCTCTCGAGACCGCAAGTGCGGTCATTTCCGATCTCCTTTTCATACGTGATTGCCATGGCGGGCGTTCTTGA
- the cutA gene encoding divalent-cation tolerance protein CutA: MPEDPSLMIVMSTAPEHVAYDIGHALVNEHLVACINLIPVRSMYIWEENFCTERELLMMMKTTPEKFSEIENRIRTLHPYDVPEILGVPVSQGTESYLAWVLQSVSEPPGGRD; the protein is encoded by the coding sequence ATGCCCGAAGATCCATCCCTGATGATTGTCATGTCCACCGCCCCTGAACATGTGGCATATGACATCGGACACGCCCTTGTCAATGAACATCTGGTAGCCTGTATCAATCTCATCCCGGTACGATCAATGTATATCTGGGAGGAGAATTTCTGTACAGAGCGCGAACTCCTGATGATGATGAAAACAACCCCTGAAAAATTTTCCGAGATTGAGAATCGGATACGGACCCTGCACCCGTACGATGTGCCGGAAATTCTGGGAGTTCCGGTGTCGCAGGGAACGGAGTCGTATCTGGCGTGGGTGCTTCAGAGCGTCTCGGAACCACCCGGGGGGCGGGACTGA
- the feoB gene encoding ferrous iron transport protein B, whose amino-acid sequence MKIGLIGNPNVGKSLIFNQLTGIGVEISNFPGTTVDLFSGNVCYQREMIEVTDFPGIYSLDGTSDEEIQVRNHLLSSNLDAVVVVLNAMQLERNLYLLLQFAEYTIPAVIVVNMMDEAEKEGIEIDFAHMADIFGCNIIATAANEGKNVGDIIPCALSGACRISHKVPFDRHIEAAVRSLGKLTGCSRLEALYALQGLGENSELIEAAQTISDEIEEQHRMSVQQIIATNRHNEAAKIAESIVTTRHPRQRIDIDSILTRAFPGIPIMIAILFSLLLTVFFVGSWMEELIVEFFDIYFITPLLAAGLSPFWEQVLFSLVIAIQAGLGIAFPFVFTFYILISILEDTGYMTRASFLADRAMHKVGMHGQALIPLVLGLGCNVPAIMSIRQLSKRERVIAAFLITMVPCSARTVIIAGIVAVFVGIGWAFSIYLIVFLLIILTGLVLTRFTPGEQFGMILEMAPLRKPDPRQSLKRAWLRMKEFLFIAMPILIVSSIFLGILQYTGTIQAFQDIFASFMENALGLPDYASTALIFGILRKEMAFETLAVLAGTADLGAVMTGIQLYTFAIVSVLFVPCISTIAVLYREMGIKIACLVSAYTLLLGMGIGILINILLPLL is encoded by the coding sequence ATGAAGATCGGATTGATCGGCAATCCCAATGTCGGCAAATCCCTGATCTTCAACCAACTCACGGGAATAGGTGTTGAAATAAGCAATTTCCCCGGGACTACCGTCGATCTCTTCTCCGGCAACGTCTGCTACCAGAGGGAGATGATCGAGGTGACGGACTTCCCGGGCATCTATTCACTCGACGGCACCTCCGACGAAGAAATTCAGGTGAGAAATCATCTCCTCTCCAGCAACCTCGATGCCGTCGTTGTGGTGCTCAATGCCATGCAGCTCGAGCGCAATCTCTATCTTCTCCTCCAGTTTGCGGAGTATACCATCCCCGCGGTCATCGTCGTCAATATGATGGATGAGGCAGAAAAAGAGGGAATTGAGATCGACTTTGCGCATATGGCGGACATCTTCGGCTGCAACATCATCGCGACGGCGGCAAACGAAGGAAAAAATGTAGGGGACATCATCCCCTGTGCCCTCTCAGGGGCGTGCAGGATCAGCCACAAGGTCCCCTTTGACCGGCATATCGAGGCCGCCGTCAGAAGTCTCGGAAAACTTACCGGATGTTCGCGGCTGGAGGCACTCTATGCCCTGCAGGGCCTTGGAGAGAACAGCGAGCTCATAGAAGCAGCCCAGACCATCAGTGACGAGATCGAAGAACAGCACCGAATGTCCGTTCAGCAGATCATTGCCACCAACAGGCATAATGAAGCGGCAAAGATCGCCGAATCCATCGTTACCACCAGACATCCGCGGCAGCGCATTGATATCGACAGCATCCTGACGCGTGCCTTCCCCGGCATTCCGATCATGATTGCCATTCTCTTCTCCCTCCTCCTGACGGTCTTCTTTGTCGGTTCATGGATGGAAGAACTCATCGTTGAATTCTTCGACATCTACTTCATCACCCCTCTTTTGGCGGCAGGTCTTTCACCATTCTGGGAACAGGTGCTCTTCTCCCTTGTCATCGCCATACAGGCGGGTCTGGGAATCGCCTTTCCCTTTGTCTTTACCTTCTACATCCTCATCTCGATTCTCGAGGATACCGGGTATATGACCCGTGCGTCATTCCTCGCCGACCGTGCCATGCACAAGGTGGGCATGCATGGTCAGGCGCTCATCCCTCTGGTGCTCGGCCTTGGCTGCAATGTCCCGGCAATCATGAGTATCCGACAACTGTCAAAACGGGAACGTGTCATCGCCGCATTTCTGATTACAATGGTTCCCTGTTCCGCACGCACGGTTATCATCGCCGGTATTGTTGCGGTATTTGTGGGGATCGGCTGGGCATTTTCCATCTACCTGATCGTATTTCTCCTGATCATACTGACCGGGCTGGTTCTTACCCGGTTTACTCCCGGTGAACAGTTCGGCATGATTCTGGAAATGGCGCCTCTTCGAAAACCGGATCCCAGACAGTCCCTGAAGCGTGCATGGCTGCGGATGAAGGAGTTCCTCTTCATTGCGATGCCGATCCTGATTGTCAGCAGTATATTCCTCGGCATTCTCCAATATACCGGGACCATACAGGCGTTCCAGGACATATTTGCATCATTCATGGAAAATGCCCTCGGACTTCCGGATTATGCATCCACCGCACTCATCTTCGGGATTCTCAGAAAAGAGATGGCATTCGAGACGCTGGCAGTCCTCGCGGGGACGGCCGATCTCGGGGCGGTCATGACCGGAATACAGCTCTACACCTTTGCAATCGTCAGCGTCCTCTTCGTCCCGTGTATATCGACGATTGCAGTCCTGTACAGGGAAATGGGAATAAAGATTGCCTGTCTGGTATCTGCATATACCCTTCTCCTGGGTATGGGAATTGGCATCCTCATCAACATCCTCCTTCCCCTTCTTTGA
- a CDS encoding FKBP-type peptidyl-prolyl cis-trans isomerase has protein sequence MNTRIARIPPWLLLGIVIALGIVCAGCTTQDAPAAETAENGDLVQVHYRGYLDSGEEFDNSYAKGQPIEFVVGAGQMIAGFDAAVVGMAVGDTKTIHLTPEEAYGYPDPDLILPFPRESFGNGSSPQTGDEYTLTSGGSTYRVVVVSVNETTVMVDFNPRLAGQDLNFDMELVGLEKNAEDGS, from the coding sequence ATGAATACCCGAATTGCACGAATACCTCCCTGGCTCCTGCTCGGGATTGTTATTGCCCTTGGTATCGTATGTGCAGGATGTACGACGCAGGATGCCCCGGCCGCAGAGACTGCAGAAAATGGTGATCTGGTTCAGGTGCATTACCGTGGATATCTGGATTCCGGGGAAGAGTTTGATAACTCGTATGCAAAGGGCCAACCCATTGAATTCGTCGTCGGCGCAGGGCAGATGATTGCAGGGTTTGATGCTGCGGTGGTCGGGATGGCCGTCGGCGACACAAAGACGATTCATCTGACACCTGAAGAGGCATACGGGTACCCTGACCCCGACCTGATTCTGCCTTTCCCGCGTGAGTCGTTTGGAAATGGAAGTAGCCCTCAGACGGGTGATGAATACACTCTTACAAGCGGTGGCTCAACATATCGTGTCGTAGTTGTGTCGGTGAATGAAACAACGGTAATGGTTGATTTTAATCCACGCCTCGCCGGACAGGACCTGAACTTTGATATGGAGCTTGTCGGGCTGGAAAAGAATGCCGAAGATGGCAGCTAA
- a CDS encoding ACT domain-containing protein yields MKLEMKDSPGQLVAVIQPISEIGGNILSVIHERDPAVKSDVLDVQILCEIPEGSLESLLASFRDRGVNVLRIGEERLLVRRSVILIGHLIHTDISDTIDKIDSTGFAEVHALSMIMPAITEPSSTKMTIKSDSLANINRALDILRKVAREKEFLIIEPLEDV; encoded by the coding sequence ATGAAACTCGAGATGAAGGATTCTCCGGGGCAACTGGTCGCGGTCATTCAGCCGATATCGGAGATCGGCGGAAATATCCTCTCGGTAATCCATGAACGTGATCCCGCGGTGAAAAGTGACGTTCTGGATGTGCAGATCCTCTGTGAAATCCCTGAAGGATCGCTTGAATCACTTCTTGCCAGTTTCCGTGACCGCGGTGTCAATGTGCTGAGGATAGGCGAGGAACGATTGCTCGTCCGGCGTTCCGTGATCCTTATCGGCCATCTCATCCATACGGATATCAGCGATACGATCGACAAGATCGATTCTACCGGGTTTGCAGAAGTTCATGCCCTCTCCATGATTATGCCTGCGATTACCGAGCCTTCATCCACAAAAATGACAATAAAATCCGATAGCCTTGCAAATATCAATCGTGCACTCGACATCCTCAGAAAAGTGGCGCGTGAGAAGGAATTTCTCATCATTGAACCGCTGGAGGACGTATGA
- a CDS encoding helix-turn-helix domain-containing protein codes for MAGVLEKRRELLSIMRDLTLEHGYFTVNDIAEALEIPRSTVQDWVSRLINEQCVVVKEEKKGRFPAKYQILSAKLAPACRRIFTTVDGDRVAIFHQCMSTGCAAFCAYHHTCAGGAIETIGLEGRLLVEYARIGDSDAEIGLYPLPAVGVLGVRRENGFIIQRISSVGGPAYSLTDMMAMAEGVCDVRVGSTEGIVEGEVMTRALTHLIIGVDDTDSKDGGATFALALGLIQYLGKMRRVYPIGHKVAMLVPNPEICTTGNSCSFIEVAVRPEDVDRVIERALRFVRNQSLSREWGIAVKKGFSIPGQLRGFGLLARRELVTREEALDVAGECSILLAGGNGIIGALAAVGLSGEKMSVLLNPAEMPDSTL; via the coding sequence ATGGCGGGCGTTCTTGAGAAGAGAAGAGAACTTCTGAGCATCATGAGGGATCTTACCCTCGAACACGGCTATTTTACGGTGAACGATATCGCAGAAGCCCTTGAGATCCCCCGGAGCACGGTTCAGGACTGGGTTTCCCGGCTCATCAACGAGCAGTGCGTTGTGGTAAAGGAAGAAAAAAAAGGGCGTTTTCCTGCAAAATACCAGATCCTGAGTGCAAAACTGGCGCCTGCGTGCAGGAGAATCTTCACGACGGTCGATGGGGACAGGGTTGCCATCTTTCACCAGTGCATGAGCACGGGGTGCGCCGCATTCTGCGCATATCACCATACCTGTGCAGGTGGGGCAATCGAGACAATCGGCCTCGAAGGGCGGCTTCTTGTCGAATACGCACGGATAGGGGACAGCGATGCTGAGATCGGCCTCTATCCGCTTCCAGCGGTGGGAGTGCTTGGAGTCCGTCGGGAAAACGGATTCATTATCCAGCGTATCAGCAGCGTGGGCGGTCCGGCCTATTCCCTGACCGATATGATGGCCATGGCTGAGGGTGTCTGCGATGTGCGCGTGGGGAGTACGGAGGGGATTGTTGAAGGGGAGGTGATGACCCGTGCCCTCACACATCTGATCATCGGGGTGGATGATACCGATTCGAAGGACGGGGGGGCGACCTTCGCCCTTGCCCTCGGTCTGATTCAGTACCTCGGAAAGATGCGAAGGGTCTATCCAATTGGGCACAAGGTTGCGATGCTTGTTCCGAATCCTGAAATCTGCACCACCGGCAACTCCTGCAGTTTTATCGAGGTGGCGGTCAGACCGGAAGATGTCGACCGGGTGATTGAGCGGGCTCTCCGCTTTGTTCGCAACCAGTCGCTCTCACGGGAGTGGGGCATTGCCGTAAAAAAAGGGTTTTCCATTCCCGGACAACTCCGGGGATTTGGTCTTCTGGCACGCAGGGAGCTTGTAACGCGGGAAGAAGCACTCGATGTCGCAGGAGAGTGCTCCATTCTCCTTGCCGGGGGAAACGGGATCATCGGTGCTCTTGCGGCGGTCGGACTCTCGGGAGAGAAGATGTCCGTGCTCCTGAATCCGGCAGAGATGCCGGATTCCACTCTGTAG
- a CDS encoding metal-dependent transcriptional regulator, with product MHISKHEDYLEALLTHNISSLDEKSIGILAETLERSEEQVVSDLRHMEEEGELVIEDNTTIRLTDEGRRRGECVQRKHRVLESFLTEMLGIDPEKASREACALEHNASNETIRRLQHHLKRHTMPPSHGHFMHRRGGCRFDIDLPTLKEFHEGDHLRVLMVGGPKRASRLNDIGIIPGEEIIIRRRLSNGALVVEIKDSDIAISPEIASTVFVEKLS from the coding sequence ATGCATATCTCGAAGCATGAGGATTACCTCGAGGCTCTTCTGACTCACAATATTTCTTCCCTTGACGAGAAGAGCATTGGTATACTGGCCGAGACTCTTGAACGGTCCGAAGAACAGGTAGTCTCCGATCTCCGCCACATGGAGGAAGAGGGCGAACTTGTCATAGAAGACAACACCACCATCCGCCTTACTGACGAGGGGCGGCGCAGAGGGGAATGCGTACAGAGGAAACACCGGGTTCTCGAGTCATTTCTCACAGAAATGCTGGGCATCGATCCGGAAAAGGCATCCCGGGAGGCATGTGCTCTGGAGCACAACGCCTCAAATGAAACCATCCGCCGCCTCCAGCACCACCTGAAACGGCACACGATGCCGCCCTCCCATGGGCACTTTATGCATCGCCGGGGCGGATGCAGATTCGATATCGATCTCCCCACCCTGAAGGAATTTCATGAAGGCGACCATCTGCGGGTGCTCATGGTCGGCGGCCCGAAACGGGCAAGCAGGCTCAATGACATAGGTATCATCCCCGGTGAAGAAATTATCATCAGGAGACGGCTTTCCAACGGAGCTCTCGTTGTTGAAATAAAGGATAGCGATATAGCAATCAGTCCGGAAATTGCCTCTACAGTCTTTGTGGAGAAACTTTCATGA
- a CDS encoding FKBP-type peptidyl-prolyl cis-trans isomerase translates to MDGVKARFGDTVRVHFTTADMEGNVLESSRPGNPQTVVIGEGTINPLFEEAVIGCSSGDVRTVRLSADQAYGKYRKQLIFTLKKKTLSLKEEPEPGQIVVISLPSGQKTHAVVREVKATKIVVDANHPYAGKDLIYTLELVDVQSRPPGGSETL, encoded by the coding sequence ATGGACGGGGTAAAGGCCAGGTTCGGGGATACGGTACGGGTCCATTTTACCACGGCGGATATGGAAGGGAATGTTCTCGAGTCCTCCCGCCCGGGAAATCCGCAGACTGTCGTTATTGGAGAGGGAACCATCAATCCCCTCTTTGAGGAAGCCGTAATCGGGTGTTCCTCCGGGGATGTCCGCACGGTTCGGCTGAGTGCCGATCAGGCATACGGGAAATACAGGAAACAGCTGATATTTACCCTGAAGAAAAAGACCCTCTCTCTCAAGGAGGAACCGGAACCCGGCCAAATCGTTGTGATATCCCTGCCGTCAGGCCAAAAGACCCACGCAGTGGTCAGGGAAGTGAAGGCAACGAAAATTGTGGTGGATGCCAACCATCCCTATGCCGGAAAGGACCTGATCTATACCCTTGAACTGGTTGATGTTCAGTCCCGCCCCCCGGGTGGTTCCGAGACGCTCTGA